Proteins from a genomic interval of Mycolicibacterium grossiae:
- a CDS encoding AI-2E family transporter, with product MRTDFTATQKRALAVATVLAIVLGAYFLRSYLMVVVVAAVAAYLFNPLYRWFGRRCGNGLSLTLTILSALVALVIPLGLVILLAAGQINVMIRSVSYWVAHTDLSALGHRALRLVNEAVDRVPFLAGVDVTPAMIQERLSTVAQRAGEWALGVLTGFAGGVAGGLTAAVLFVYVFASLLSNQDGVRTLIRKLNPLGEDVTDLYLEKMAAMVRGTVFGQFVIAVAQGVAGAVSIYLAGFHQGFFIFAVLLTVLSVIPLGGGIVSIPFGIGMMLFGNVWGGLFVIVWHVLVVTNIDNVLRPILVPRQARLDSALMLLAVFSGIGVFGFFGIVIGPVLMIVIVTTISVYLAVFKGIPILDPEEDDQPDAPGRFARFARWVRTRVGAEEATARLRARQDRVTAPPDDSADSDDPPG from the coding sequence CTGCGCACCGACTTCACCGCGACGCAGAAGCGTGCGCTGGCCGTCGCGACGGTGCTGGCGATCGTGCTCGGCGCCTACTTCCTGCGCAGCTACCTCATGGTCGTCGTGGTGGCCGCCGTCGCGGCCTACCTCTTCAACCCGCTGTACCGGTGGTTCGGTCGGCGGTGCGGCAACGGCCTGTCGCTGACCCTCACCATCCTGTCGGCGCTGGTCGCACTCGTCATCCCTCTCGGCCTGGTGATCCTGCTGGCGGCGGGCCAGATCAACGTGATGATCCGCAGCGTGTCGTATTGGGTCGCTCACACCGACCTCAGCGCGCTGGGACACCGCGCGCTGCGACTGGTCAACGAGGCCGTCGACCGGGTGCCGTTCCTCGCCGGCGTCGACGTCACGCCCGCGATGATCCAGGAGCGCCTGTCGACGGTCGCCCAGCGCGCCGGCGAGTGGGCACTGGGTGTCCTGACGGGCTTCGCCGGCGGAGTGGCGGGCGGGCTAACCGCGGCCGTGCTCTTCGTCTACGTGTTCGCCTCACTGCTGTCCAACCAGGACGGGGTGCGGACGCTCATCCGCAAGCTCAACCCACTCGGCGAGGACGTCACCGATCTCTACCTGGAGAAGATGGCCGCCATGGTGCGCGGCACGGTGTTCGGCCAGTTCGTCATCGCCGTCGCGCAGGGCGTGGCCGGGGCGGTGTCGATCTACCTCGCCGGCTTCCATCAGGGCTTCTTCATCTTCGCGGTCCTGCTGACCGTGCTGTCGGTGATCCCGTTGGGCGGCGGCATCGTCAGCATCCCGTTCGGGATCGGCATGATGCTGTTCGGCAACGTGTGGGGCGGGCTGTTCGTCATCGTCTGGCACGTCCTGGTCGTGACCAACATCGACAACGTGTTGCGCCCGATCCTGGTGCCGCGCCAGGCGCGGCTCGACTCGGCGCTGATGCTGCTGGCGGTCTTCTCCGGCATCGGCGTGTTCGGCTTCTTCGGCATCGTCATCGGCCCGGTGCTGATGATCGTCATCGTCACGACGATCAGCGTCTACCTGGCGGTGTTCAAGGGCATCCCGATCCTCGATCCCGAGGAGGACGACCAACCGGACGCGCCGGGCCGGTTCGCGCGGTTCGCCCGCTGGGTGCGCACCCGCGTGGGCGCCGAGGAGGCGACGGCGCGGCTGCGCGCCAGGCAGGATCGCGTCACCGCGCCGCCCGACGACAGCGCTGACTCGGACGACCCGCCGGGCTAG
- a CDS encoding DUF4245 domain-containing protein: MGSWDTGGVTVPPTSPPTPPPGPKPAKSRLLQDGRDMFWSMAPLVVVCIVVAGLLGMCSFAPEGPGQGTPPAYDAPAALQADADALKIPIRVPRLPDGWHANSGSRGSIEGGRTDPGGAPARAVTSKVGYLAPTGMFLALVQSNATEEKLISWLDTSLVPTGTQDVDGVRWIVYEGDEDVRPVWTTRLTGPTGPAQVALQGAAGTAEYRTLAKATQSSTPLPFS; the protein is encoded by the coding sequence ATGGGGAGCTGGGATACTGGCGGTGTGACCGTGCCCCCGACCAGCCCACCCACGCCGCCGCCGGGACCCAAGCCGGCGAAGTCGCGGCTGCTCCAGGACGGCCGCGACATGTTCTGGTCGATGGCCCCGCTGGTGGTGGTCTGCATCGTGGTCGCGGGGTTGCTGGGCATGTGCTCCTTCGCCCCCGAGGGCCCCGGCCAGGGCACCCCGCCGGCCTACGACGCTCCGGCGGCGCTGCAGGCCGATGCCGACGCCCTGAAGATCCCGATCAGGGTCCCGCGGCTGCCCGACGGCTGGCACGCCAACTCCGGCAGTCGCGGCAGCATCGAGGGCGGCCGCACCGACCCGGGTGGCGCCCCGGCGCGCGCGGTGACCTCCAAGGTCGGCTACCTGGCGCCGACCGGCATGTTCCTCGCACTGGTGCAGAGCAACGCCACCGAGGAGAAGCTGATCAGCTGGCTCGACACCAGCCTGGTGCCCACCGGAACCCAGGACGTCGACGGCGTCCGCTGGATCGTCTACGAGGGCGACGAGGACGTGCGGCCGGTGTGGACCACGCGCCTCACCGGGCCGACGGGACCGGCGCAGGTCGCCCTGCAGGGTGCCGCGGGTACCGCCGAGTACCGTACGTTGGCGAAGGCGACGCAGTCGTCGACGCCACTGCCGTTCAGCTAG
- a CDS encoding exodeoxyribonuclease VII small subunit, whose translation MKPISQLGYEEARDELVDVVRRLEQGGLSLDESLQLWERGEELAKCCERHLEGARQRVEKALAAADGTVDDQDVADGRT comes from the coding sequence ATGAAGCCCATTAGTCAACTCGGGTACGAAGAGGCCCGCGACGAACTCGTCGACGTGGTGCGCCGCCTCGAGCAGGGCGGACTGAGCCTCGACGAGTCGCTTCAGCTCTGGGAACGCGGCGAAGAGCTGGCCAAATGCTGCGAGCGGCACCTCGAGGGCGCGCGCCAGCGCGTCGAGAAGGCCCTGGCCGCCGCCGACGGCACGGTCGACGACCAGGACGTTGCCGACGGAAGGACCTAG
- a CDS encoding 4-hydroxy-3-methylbut-2-enyl diphosphate reductase: MPPTINMGIPGAASSVVERTAGKRVLLAEPRGYCAGVDRAVETVERALEKHGAPVYVRHEIVHNRYVVETLAKAGAVFVEQTDEVPEGAIVVFSAHGVAPTVHVEAAARNLKTIDATCPLVTKVHNEAKRFARDDYDILLVGHEGHEEVVGTAGEAPDHVQVVDNPDAVDGVTVRDPDKVIWLSQTTLSVDETMETVRRLREKFPTLQDPPSDDICYATQNRQVAVKAMAPECDLVIVVGSKNSSNSVRLVEVALGAGADAAHLVDYAEDIDPAWLDGVTTVGVTSGASVPEVLVRGVLERLAEHGYDTVQPVTTANETLVFALPREIRPARS; this comes from the coding sequence ATGCCACCGACGATCAACATGGGCATCCCCGGTGCCGCCAGCTCGGTCGTCGAGCGGACGGCCGGCAAGCGCGTTCTGCTCGCCGAGCCGCGCGGCTACTGCGCAGGCGTCGACCGCGCGGTCGAGACCGTGGAGCGCGCCCTGGAGAAGCACGGCGCCCCGGTGTACGTGCGGCACGAGATCGTGCACAACCGCTACGTCGTGGAGACGCTGGCCAAGGCCGGCGCCGTCTTCGTCGAGCAGACCGACGAGGTGCCCGAGGGCGCCATAGTGGTGTTCTCCGCGCACGGCGTCGCCCCGACGGTCCACGTCGAGGCCGCCGCCCGCAACCTGAAGACCATCGACGCGACCTGCCCCCTGGTGACCAAGGTCCACAACGAGGCCAAGCGCTTCGCCCGCGACGACTACGACATCCTCCTCGTCGGCCACGAGGGCCACGAGGAGGTCGTCGGGACCGCGGGGGAGGCGCCCGACCACGTTCAGGTGGTGGACAACCCGGACGCCGTCGACGGCGTGACCGTCCGCGACCCCGACAAGGTCATCTGGCTGTCGCAGACCACGCTGAGCGTGGACGAGACCATGGAGACCGTGCGGCGCCTACGGGAGAAGTTCCCGACGCTGCAGGATCCGCCCAGCGACGACATCTGCTATGCCACGCAGAACCGTCAGGTCGCAGTGAAGGCGATGGCGCCGGAGTGCGACCTCGTCATCGTCGTCGGGTCGAAGAACTCGTCGAACTCGGTGCGGCTGGTCGAGGTGGCTCTCGGCGCCGGCGCCGATGCCGCGCACCTCGTCGACTACGCCGAGGACATCGACCCGGCCTGGCTCGACGGTGTGACCACGGTCGGCGTGACGTCCGGCGCCTCGGTTCCGGAGGTGCTGGTGCGCGGGGTGCTCGAACGGCTCGCCGAACACGGTTACGACACCGTGCAGCCCGTCACCACGGCCAACGAGACGCTGGTGTTCGCACTGCCGCGCGAGATTCGTCCGGCCCGCAGCTGA
- the xseA gene encoding exodeoxyribonuclease VII large subunit, which produces MTDAEQGKSPENPWPVRAVATRVAKYIDRLGMVWIEGQLTELKVRQSTAWMVLRDPAADMSLSVSCPRDLVVNAPVPLAEGTQVIMLGKPQFYTRNGSFSLRISEIRAVGLGELLARIERLRRLLEAEGLFDPRRKRPLPFLPRAVGLITGRASHAERDVLTCTTDRWPAVRFEVRNTAVQGTNTVPQVVEALRALDAHPDVDVIVLARGGGSVEDLLPFSDETLCREIARCTTPVVSAIGHEPDNPLCDLVADLRAATPTDAAKRIVPDAAAEQALIDDLRQRSARALRSWVRREQHAVAQLRSRPVLARPLETLDARTAEVHRALAATRRDVTRTIAAETDRIGHLSARLATLGPAATLARGYAVVQAVAADGSATVLRSTADAPAGTRLRVRVGDGAVTALSEGEDEAH; this is translated from the coding sequence ATGACTGACGCCGAGCAGGGCAAGTCCCCGGAGAATCCGTGGCCGGTGCGGGCCGTCGCCACGCGCGTCGCGAAGTACATCGACCGCCTGGGCATGGTCTGGATCGAAGGCCAGCTGACCGAGCTGAAGGTCCGCCAGTCCACGGCGTGGATGGTGCTGCGCGACCCGGCCGCCGACATGTCGCTGTCGGTGAGCTGTCCGCGCGATCTGGTGGTCAATGCGCCCGTGCCGCTGGCCGAGGGCACGCAGGTGATCATGCTCGGCAAGCCGCAGTTCTACACCCGCAACGGCTCGTTCAGCCTGCGCATCAGCGAGATTCGCGCCGTCGGCCTCGGCGAGCTGCTGGCGCGCATCGAGCGGCTGCGCCGGCTGCTGGAGGCCGAGGGACTGTTCGACCCGCGCCGCAAGCGGCCGCTGCCGTTCCTGCCCCGGGCGGTGGGGCTGATCACCGGGCGCGCCAGCCACGCCGAACGCGACGTGCTGACGTGCACCACCGACCGGTGGCCCGCGGTGCGCTTCGAGGTCCGCAACACCGCGGTGCAGGGCACCAACACCGTGCCGCAGGTGGTGGAGGCGCTGCGCGCACTCGACGCCCACCCGGACGTCGACGTCATCGTGCTCGCCCGCGGCGGCGGCAGCGTCGAGGACCTGCTGCCGTTCTCCGACGAGACCCTGTGTCGCGAGATCGCCCGTTGCACGACGCCCGTGGTGAGCGCGATCGGCCACGAGCCGGACAACCCGCTGTGCGACCTCGTCGCAGATCTGCGGGCCGCCACCCCCACCGACGCCGCCAAGCGGATCGTTCCGGACGCGGCCGCCGAGCAGGCACTGATCGACGATCTTCGGCAGCGCAGTGCGCGTGCCCTGCGCAGCTGGGTGCGCCGCGAGCAGCACGCCGTCGCGCAGCTGCGCAGCCGCCCGGTGCTCGCCCGTCCGCTCGAGACGCTCGACGCGCGCACCGCCGAGGTGCACCGCGCGCTGGCCGCGACCCGGCGCGACGTCACCCGTACGATCGCCGCCGAGACCGACCGCATCGGCCACCTGTCGGCACGGCTCGCGACACTGGGTCCGGCGGCGACGCTGGCGCGCGGTTACGCCGTGGTGCAGGCAGTGGCGGCCGACGGTTCCGCCACGGTGCTGCGGTCGACGGCCGACGCCCCGGCGGGCACGCGGCTGCGGGTCCGGGTCGGCGACGGCGCCGTCACGGCGCTCAGCGAGGGAGAAGATGAAGCCCATTAG
- a CDS encoding NAD-dependent epimerase/dehydratase family protein codes for MSNAVLVTGAFGLVGSATVRRLAADGRTVVATDLDVPENRKAAAALPDGVEVRWADLTDPDEVNGLLAAVAPAAVIHLAAIIAPFCYSRAKLARRVNVDGTAHLVAAATAQPNPPRFVQASSVAVYGARNPHHVDGLLSADVPMHPTDLYGTHKAEAEEIVRTSSLDWVVLRLGGVLTTEISFDIKPEFLFFESALPTDGRIQTVDVRDVATAFTRATTADCVGEILLIGGDDASHRLTQGDIGPATAAAMGLVGALPIGRRGNPDSDVDWFATDWMDTARAQEVLGFQTVSFPDILTQTADKAGWKRYPLRAAAPVVGFLLARQSAYHGKPGQWADPWGAIRDKWGDPGPDRPAT; via the coding sequence ATGTCCAACGCGGTACTGGTGACGGGCGCATTCGGTCTGGTGGGCTCGGCCACGGTACGACGACTGGCCGCCGACGGCCGCACCGTCGTCGCCACCGACCTCGACGTGCCGGAGAACCGCAAGGCCGCCGCCGCGCTGCCCGACGGCGTCGAGGTGCGGTGGGCCGACCTCACCGATCCCGACGAGGTGAACGGACTGCTTGCCGCCGTCGCGCCCGCGGCCGTCATTCACCTCGCGGCGATCATCGCGCCGTTCTGCTATTCGCGGGCCAAGCTCGCACGCCGCGTCAACGTCGACGGCACCGCTCACCTCGTCGCCGCCGCCACCGCACAGCCCAACCCGCCGCGGTTCGTCCAGGCGTCCAGCGTCGCGGTGTACGGGGCACGCAACCCGCACCACGTCGACGGGCTGCTGTCGGCCGACGTCCCGATGCACCCGACCGATCTCTACGGCACGCACAAGGCCGAAGCCGAGGAGATCGTGCGCACCTCGAGCCTCGACTGGGTGGTGCTGCGCCTCGGCGGCGTGCTGACCACCGAGATCAGCTTCGACATCAAGCCGGAATTCCTGTTCTTCGAGTCCGCGCTGCCCACCGACGGTCGCATCCAGACCGTCGACGTCCGCGACGTCGCCACCGCGTTCACGCGGGCCACGACCGCGGACTGCGTCGGCGAGATCCTCCTCATCGGCGGCGACGACGCATCGCACCGGCTGACCCAGGGCGACATCGGCCCGGCGACGGCAGCCGCGATGGGTCTGGTCGGCGCGCTGCCCATCGGCAGGCGCGGCAACCCGGACAGCGACGTCGACTGGTTCGCCACCGACTGGATGGACACCGCCCGCGCGCAGGAGGTCCTGGGCTTTCAGACCGTGTCCTTCCCGGACATCCTCACCCAGACCGCGGACAAGGCCGGCTGGAAGCGCTATCCGCTGCGCGCGGCGGCGCCGGTCGTCGGTTTCCTCCTGGCACGGCAGTCGGCCTACCACGGCAAGCCGGGTCAGTGGGCCGACCCGTGGGGAGCGATCCGGGACAAGTGGGGCGATCCGGGGCCCGACCGCCCCGCCACGTGA
- a CDS encoding DUF6542 domain-containing protein has product MSAQRARSAVPAAQRSVLPSLPGIPWWGAILVAVTATAIGFAFDAGSGTKGLSTAFGVCYVTGCILAVLAVRQSGVFTTVIQPPLILFAAVPGAYFLFHGDEIKGIKDILINCGYPLIERFPLMFFTAITVLVIGVARWYLGHSAGRRTAAEADSDTPRSARRSAVADSAAETAAETPVRRSRRRAAEAPESDDEADEPRTARRSRAAAARPRRDRAPETEVIPSVTDRPRRSRPPTDGDEPRRRSRDEVRERRASAPAERRSAASAERRSANPSERRSANPSERRSSERRSAAPSERRSQDRRDRSQRGDADRPVRRERLDRTDRPERAERPDRYDRPERRRRAAEYEPFETFDRYEPDAGRSGNGSHHPVSRVRYRGADDGESRVEQRSTPRRQRSAEADAWEYDV; this is encoded by the coding sequence GTGTCAGCTCAGCGTGCGCGATCGGCGGTGCCCGCCGCACAGCGTTCCGTGCTGCCCTCGTTGCCGGGAATTCCCTGGTGGGGCGCCATTCTCGTCGCCGTGACGGCCACGGCCATCGGCTTTGCCTTCGACGCCGGCTCGGGCACGAAGGGGCTCTCCACCGCATTCGGCGTGTGTTACGTCACCGGCTGCATCCTCGCCGTGCTGGCAGTGCGGCAGTCCGGCGTCTTCACCACCGTGATCCAGCCCCCGCTGATCCTCTTCGCCGCCGTCCCCGGGGCGTACTTCCTCTTCCATGGCGACGAGATCAAGGGCATCAAGGACATCCTGATCAACTGCGGCTATCCGTTGATCGAGCGCTTCCCGTTGATGTTCTTCACCGCGATCACCGTGCTGGTCATCGGCGTCGCACGGTGGTACCTCGGGCACTCGGCCGGCCGCCGAACCGCCGCGGAGGCCGATTCCGACACCCCCCGCTCGGCCCGCCGCAGCGCCGTGGCCGACAGCGCCGCCGAGACCGCCGCAGAGACGCCCGTCCGACGCAGCCGCCGGCGCGCCGCCGAGGCACCGGAATCCGACGACGAGGCCGACGAGCCCCGGACCGCCCGCCGGTCGCGGGCGGCCGCCGCACGCCCGCGCCGCGACCGCGCCCCCGAGACCGAGGTCATCCCGTCGGTGACGGACCGGCCCCGCCGGTCGCGCCCGCCGACCGACGGCGACGAGCCGCGCCGCCGCTCCCGCGACGAGGTGCGCGAGCGCCGCGCGTCGGCCCCCGCGGAGCGCCGGTCGGCCGCCTCGGCGGAGCGCCGGTCGGCCAACCCGTCGGAGCGCCGGTCGGCCAACCCGTCGGAACGCCGGTCCTCCGAGCGCCGGTCGGCCGCCCCCTCGGAGCGACGCAGCCAGGACCGCCGGGACCGTTCGCAGCGGGGCGACGCCGACCGGCCGGTGCGCCGCGAGCGCCTGGACCGCACGGACCGTCCCGAGCGCGCGGAACGTCCCGACCGCTACGACCGTCCGGAGCGTCGCCGGCGCGCGGCGGAGTACGAGCCGTTCGAGACCTTCGACCGTTACGAGCCCGACGCCGGCCGATCGGGCAACGGGTCGCACCACCCGGTGTCGCGGGTGCGTTACCGCGGCGCCGACGACGGCGAGTCCCGCGTCGAGCAGCGCAGCACGCCGCGCCGTCAGCGCAGCGCGGAGGCGGACGCCTGGGAGTACGACGTCTGA
- a CDS encoding 3-beta-hydroxysteroid dehydrogenase has product MGDPSLTTSLGRVLVTGGSGFVGANLVSELLSRGLEVRSFDRVPSRLPDHPRLQSVVGDITDLGDVTAAIGTGADRVDTVFHTAAVIDLMGGASATAEYRQRSFAVNVGGTENLVRAAQAAGVARFVYTASNSVVMGGQPIAGGDETLPYTERFNDLYTETKVIAEKFVLGENGAHGMLTCSIRPSGIWGRGDQTMFRKVFESVLAGHVKVLVGSKDVKLDNSYVHNLIHGFILAAEHLVPGGTAPGQAYFVNDGEPINMFEFSRPVVLACGEPFPTLRIPGRLVWFAVSVWQYLHFRFGLPKPLLEPLAVERITLDNYFSIAKAQRDLGYQPLFTTEQALADCLPYYVELYAEMKAAGARSPVVATATPPAG; this is encoded by the coding sequence ATGGGTGATCCGTCGCTGACCACGTCCCTCGGCCGCGTCCTCGTCACCGGTGGCTCCGGCTTCGTCGGTGCCAACCTGGTGAGCGAACTGCTGTCCCGCGGACTGGAGGTCCGCTCCTTCGACCGGGTGCCGTCCAGGCTGCCCGACCACCCGCGGCTGCAGTCCGTCGTCGGCGACATCACCGACCTCGGGGACGTCACGGCGGCCATCGGGACCGGGGCGGACCGTGTCGACACGGTCTTCCATACCGCGGCCGTCATCGACCTGATGGGCGGCGCGTCGGCGACCGCCGAATACCGGCAGCGCAGCTTCGCCGTCAACGTCGGCGGCACCGAGAACCTGGTGCGCGCCGCTCAGGCCGCAGGGGTCGCCCGCTTCGTCTACACCGCGTCCAACAGCGTCGTGATGGGCGGCCAGCCGATCGCGGGCGGCGACGAGACCCTGCCCTACACCGAGCGCTTCAACGACCTCTACACCGAGACCAAGGTCATCGCCGAGAAGTTCGTCCTCGGCGAGAACGGGGCTCACGGCATGCTCACGTGCTCCATCCGGCCGAGCGGCATCTGGGGCCGTGGCGATCAGACGATGTTCCGCAAGGTGTTCGAGAGCGTGCTCGCCGGCCACGTCAAGGTGCTCGTCGGCAGCAAGGACGTCAAGCTCGACAACTCCTACGTGCACAACCTGATCCACGGCTTCATCCTGGCCGCCGAGCACCTGGTGCCCGGCGGCACCGCACCCGGGCAGGCCTACTTCGTCAACGACGGCGAGCCGATCAACATGTTCGAGTTCTCCCGGCCGGTGGTGCTGGCGTGCGGCGAACCGTTTCCCACGCTGCGCATCCCGGGGCGGCTGGTCTGGTTCGCGGTCAGCGTGTGGCAGTACCTGCACTTCCGCTTCGGGCTGCCCAAGCCGCTGCTGGAACCGCTAGCAGTGGAACGCATCACGCTCGACAACTACTTCTCCATCGCCAAGGCGCAGCGCGACCTCGGCTACCAGCCGCTGTTCACCACCGAGCAGGCGCTGGCCGACTGCCTGCCCTACTACGTCGAGCTGTACGCCGAGATGAAGGCCGCGGGCGCCCGGTCCCCCGTCGTGGCGACCGCCACGCCGCCCGCCGGCTGA
- a CDS encoding lipid droplet-associated protein — MATAPYGVRLLVGAAVTALEETRKLPQTILTYPMTVASQVAHMVMKVQQDVADLVIRGDETLENLFPPKDEQPTWATFDEDTGEDDEDDDADASDGPRRTEGRYALYSTGEPEDKPAEPAATSRSTPSAAPAIVAEVDYGSLTLAQLRARLSSLKIGDLEELLAYEEATKARAPFQTLLANRITRASAK, encoded by the coding sequence ATGGCTACTGCACCGTATGGGGTCCGTCTGCTGGTTGGCGCGGCGGTGACGGCTCTGGAGGAAACCCGCAAGCTGCCGCAGACCATCCTCACCTACCCGATGACGGTGGCGAGCCAGGTCGCGCACATGGTGATGAAGGTCCAGCAGGACGTCGCCGACCTGGTCATCCGGGGCGACGAGACGCTGGAGAACCTGTTCCCGCCGAAGGACGAGCAGCCCACGTGGGCGACGTTCGACGAGGACACCGGCGAGGACGACGAGGACGACGACGCCGACGCCTCCGACGGCCCGCGCCGCACCGAGGGCCGGTACGCGCTGTACAGCACCGGCGAGCCGGAGGACAAGCCGGCCGAGCCCGCCGCGACGTCGCGGTCCACGCCGTCGGCGGCCCCCGCGATCGTGGCCGAGGTGGACTACGGGTCGCTCACCCTCGCCCAGCTGCGCGCCCGGTTGTCCTCGCTGAAGATCGGCGACCTCGAGGAGCTGCTGGCCTACGAGGAGGCGACGAAGGCGCGCGCTCCGTTCCAGACGCTGCTGGCCAACAGGATCACGCGCGCGTCGGCCAAGTGA
- a CDS encoding dienelactone hydrolase family protein, translating into MTAPEADLTGWAAAPYTAAGLTYDVYRRGEGPGVVLIPEMPGLHPGVLALGNHLVDHGFTVAAPSLFGTPGAPALRPGAVPVLLRGCIAKEFAAFATNADRPVAHYLRALARDLNASTPGAGVGVIGQCFTGGFALAAAVDDSVLAPVLSQPSLPLPLTARQRRDPGLSEDELKVVERRAAEDGLCALGLRFSEDAMSPGARFTTLKARLGDAFEVIEIDSGKGNPDGLSRGAHSVLTDQVREVDGHPAYEARKRVVAFLTERLRPES; encoded by the coding sequence ATGACCGCACCCGAGGCGGACCTCACCGGATGGGCCGCGGCGCCGTACACCGCCGCCGGCCTCACCTACGACGTCTACCGCCGGGGCGAGGGACCGGGCGTGGTGCTCATCCCCGAGATGCCCGGTCTGCATCCCGGCGTGCTCGCCCTCGGCAACCACCTCGTCGACCACGGCTTCACCGTCGCGGCGCCGTCGCTGTTCGGCACGCCCGGCGCACCCGCGCTGCGGCCCGGCGCGGTACCGGTGCTGCTGCGAGGCTGCATCGCCAAGGAGTTCGCCGCGTTCGCCACCAACGCCGACCGGCCCGTCGCGCACTACCTGCGCGCGCTGGCCCGCGATCTGAACGCGAGCACCCCCGGCGCGGGCGTCGGCGTCATCGGGCAGTGCTTCACCGGAGGCTTCGCCCTCGCCGCCGCCGTCGACGACAGCGTGCTGGCGCCGGTGCTCAGCCAGCCGTCGCTGCCGCTGCCGCTCACCGCCCGCCAGCGTCGCGACCCCGGCCTGTCCGAGGACGAGCTGAAGGTCGTCGAACGCCGCGCCGCCGAGGACGGGCTGTGCGCACTCGGGCTGCGCTTCAGCGAGGACGCGATGTCGCCGGGCGCCCGCTTCACGACGCTCAAGGCACGGCTCGGTGACGCCTTCGAGGTCATCGAGATCGATTCCGGCAAAGGCAATCCCGACGGTCTGAGCCGCGGGGCGCACTCGGTGCTCACCGACCAGGTGCGCGAGGTCGACGGCCACCCGGCCTACGAGGCACGCAAGCGCGTCGTCGCGTTCCTCACCGAGCGGCTGCGGCCCGAGAGCTAG
- a CDS encoding MgtC/SapB family protein produces the protein MLAVDLITRVGLATVLGVIIGIERQWRARMAGLQTMALVSMGSALFFILGAFSFPGGDPTRVAAQIVSGIGFLGAGVILKHGLSVVGLNTAATLWATAAVGALAGAWMWREAIAGAAIVVFGNLFLQPLARRMDVRSGRGTIVADQPGFVVEIVCRTSGAAEVRRDLAAGLADAGVPVRSSSSTRLSTSDEVVVRVDVTSAEGVEQQLDSLVGRFAADARVSSTRWAVSSFDARE, from the coding sequence ATGTTGGCCGTCGACCTCATCACCCGCGTCGGTCTTGCGACCGTCCTGGGCGTCATCATCGGCATCGAGCGGCAGTGGCGCGCCCGCATGGCGGGCCTGCAGACGATGGCGCTCGTCAGCATGGGCTCCGCGCTGTTCTTCATCCTGGGTGCGTTCAGCTTTCCCGGCGGCGACCCGACCCGGGTGGCCGCCCAGATCGTCTCGGGCATCGGCTTCCTCGGCGCCGGCGTCATCCTCAAGCACGGCCTGTCCGTGGTCGGTCTGAACACCGCGGCGACCCTCTGGGCCACCGCCGCGGTCGGTGCGCTCGCGGGCGCCTGGATGTGGCGGGAGGCGATCGCCGGTGCGGCCATCGTGGTGTTCGGCAACCTGTTCCTGCAGCCGTTGGCGCGTCGCATGGACGTCCGCAGCGGACGCGGCACCATTGTCGCGGACCAACCGGGTTTCGTCGTCGAGATCGTGTGCCGGACCAGTGGCGCGGCCGAGGTGCGTCGCGACCTGGCGGCAGGACTGGCCGATGCGGGTGTTCCGGTGCGCTCGTCGAGTTCGACACGCCTGTCGACCTCCGACGAGGTGGTCGTCCGCGTCGACGTCACGAGCGCCGAAGGCGTGGAGCAGCAATTGGATTCGCTGGTCGGCCGGTTCGCCGCCGACGCGCGGGTGTCCAGCACCCGCTGGGCGGTCAGCTCATTCGACGCGCGCGAGTGA